The following coding sequences lie in one Primulina huaijiensis isolate GDHJ02 chromosome 2, ASM1229523v2, whole genome shotgun sequence genomic window:
- the LOC140970956 gene encoding pre-mRNA splicing factor SR-like 1 isoform X1: protein MSEIKSAGRSIDLLLEKVLCMNILSSDYFRDLLRLKTYHEVIDEIYTTVTHVEPWMTGNCRGPSTAFCLLYKFFTMKLTVKQMHGLLKHPDSPYIRAIGFLYLRYVADSKTLWGWYEPYLKDDEEFSPGSNGRMTTMGVYVRDLLLGQYYFDTLFPRIPVPVLRTIVTNLENMKLPSKHCGTTGESTRGSEETARRPPSVKASLSVSFGQRAPHRASTRDSSPVRRTITPSYDRDADSRRSPNHHRGQSRDLSDREYSDRDKDRERERDRNKDRSRDRDRDHERDKDRDRDRYRERERDRDRRHEYDRRSRDSYGRDYERSENEVHRLREGSSRHSRSRSRSRSRSQSIHERSGHDQNREKASASSNLAKLKDLYGDLNDQKEDAGKDRGPSRPSGTEEVIRLGGSTWR, encoded by the exons ATGTCTGAGATTAAATCAGCTGGGAGATCAATTGATCTACTGTTGGAAAAGGTGCTGTGCATGAATATACTTTCTTCTGATTACTTTCGAGACCTTTTGAGATTGAAAACGTATCATGAAGTCATTGATGAGATTTATACAACGGTGACACATGTGGAACCTTGGATGACTGGCAATTGTCGGGGGCCTTCAACTGCATTCTGCCTTCTCTACAAATTCTTTACGATGAAACTCACCGTCAAACAAATGCATGGCCTGTTGAAGCACCCAGATTCTCCTTACATAAGAGCT ATTGGATTTCTATATTTAAGATATGTTGCAGATTCAAAGACATTATGGGGTTGGTACGAACCATACCTAAAAGACGACGAG GAATTCTCTCCTGGTTCAAACGGCCGAATGACCACGATGGGTGTGTATGTGCGCGATTTGCTTCTTGGACAG TATTACTTTGACACTCTTTTCCCACGGATCCCTGTTCCAGTTTTGCGAACCATTGTGACAAATCTTGAAAATATGAAACTGCCATCAAAACATTGTGGAACTACTGGTGAGTCCACTCGTGGATCTGAGGAGACTGCCAGGAGGCCACCTTCTGTCAAAGCTTCCCTTTCAGTCTCTTTTGGTCAGCGTGCTCCACACCGTGCATCAACTAGGGATTCATCTCCAGTTCGCCGAACAATAACTCCATCGTATGATAGAGACGCCGATTCTAGACGGTCCCCCAATCACCATCGGGGCCAGAGCCGTGATTTGTCAGATCGAGAATATTCAGACAGGGACAAAGACCGAGAGCGGGAAAGAGACAGGAATAAGGATCGTTCCCGTGATCGTGACAGGGACCATGAGAGAGATAAGGACAGGGACAGAGACCGATATAGAGAGCGGGAAAGAGATAGAGATAGGAGGCatgaatatgatagaagatccAGAGATAGCTATGGAAGGGATTATGAAAGGAGCGAAAATGAAGTGCATCGTCTTCGAGAAGGTAGTTCTCGCCATAGTCGGAGCCGTAGCAGAAGCAGGAGCAGAAGTCAAAGCATTCACGAAAGGAGTGGGCATGATCAAAATCGGGAAAAGGCATCTGCATCTAGTAATTTAGCCAAACTTAAGGATCTATATGGTGACTTGAACGACCAAAAGGAGGATGCAGGCAAAGACAGGGGTCCTAGCCGGCCTAGTGGTACTGAGGAGGTGATCAGACTTGGTGGTTCAACGTGGAGGTAA
- the LOC140970956 gene encoding pre-mRNA splicing factor SR-like 1 isoform X2, producing MGLVRTIPKRRRGRKDFSIPPWCISVILVQEFSPGSNGRMTTMGVYVRDLLLGQYYFDTLFPRIPVPVLRTIVTNLENMKLPSKHCGTTGESTRGSEETARRPPSVKASLSVSFGQRAPHRASTRDSSPVRRTITPSYDRDADSRRSPNHHRGQSRDLSDREYSDRDKDRERERDRNKDRSRDRDRDHERDKDRDRDRYRERERDRDRRHEYDRRSRDSYGRDYERSENEVHRLREGSSRHSRSRSRSRSRSQSIHERSGHDQNREKASASSNLAKLKDLYGDLNDQKEDAGKDRGPSRPSGTEEVIRLGGSTWR from the exons ATGGGGTTGGTACGAACCATACCTAAAAGACGACGAG GAAGGAAGGATTTCTCAATCCCGCCGTGGTGCATCAGCGTGATTCTTGTGCAG GAATTCTCTCCTGGTTCAAACGGCCGAATGACCACGATGGGTGTGTATGTGCGCGATTTGCTTCTTGGACAG TATTACTTTGACACTCTTTTCCCACGGATCCCTGTTCCAGTTTTGCGAACCATTGTGACAAATCTTGAAAATATGAAACTGCCATCAAAACATTGTGGAACTACTGGTGAGTCCACTCGTGGATCTGAGGAGACTGCCAGGAGGCCACCTTCTGTCAAAGCTTCCCTTTCAGTCTCTTTTGGTCAGCGTGCTCCACACCGTGCATCAACTAGGGATTCATCTCCAGTTCGCCGAACAATAACTCCATCGTATGATAGAGACGCCGATTCTAGACGGTCCCCCAATCACCATCGGGGCCAGAGCCGTGATTTGTCAGATCGAGAATATTCAGACAGGGACAAAGACCGAGAGCGGGAAAGAGACAGGAATAAGGATCGTTCCCGTGATCGTGACAGGGACCATGAGAGAGATAAGGACAGGGACAGAGACCGATATAGAGAGCGGGAAAGAGATAGAGATAGGAGGCatgaatatgatagaagatccAGAGATAGCTATGGAAGGGATTATGAAAGGAGCGAAAATGAAGTGCATCGTCTTCGAGAAGGTAGTTCTCGCCATAGTCGGAGCCGTAGCAGAAGCAGGAGCAGAAGTCAAAGCATTCACGAAAGGAGTGGGCATGATCAAAATCGGGAAAAGGCATCTGCATCTAGTAATTTAGCCAAACTTAAGGATCTATATGGTGACTTGAACGACCAAAAGGAGGATGCAGGCAAAGACAGGGGTCCTAGCCGGCCTAGTGGTACTGAGGAGGTGATCAGACTTGGTGGTTCAACGTGGAGGTAA
- the LOC140970961 gene encoding uncharacterized protein, with protein sequence MALGLILGIGRAFRRKRTSSLDILTTKKCPRGFYKGKNCKPTGFHTRKGGYVVMPEKLPHYVVPDLIDFMLKPYVSQCAREGKSTEDSDSVK encoded by the exons ATGGCACTAGGGCTGATATTGGGAATAGGAAGGGCGTTTCGAAGGAAGCGGACCTCATCACTTGATATTCTAACGACGAAGAAGTGTCCAAGAGGTTTTTACAAGGGAAAGAATTGCAAACCCACTGGCTTTCATACTCGAAAAG GTGGTTATGTGGTAATGCCTGAAAAGTTGCCGCACTATGTAGTACCAGATTTGATTGACTTCATG CTAAAACCGTATGTATCTCAGTGCGCTAGGGAAGGTAAGTCGACCGAGGATTCTGATTCAGTTAAATGA
- the LOC140970955 gene encoding benzyl alcohol O-benzoyltransferase-like, protein MASSKSLTFKVTRRNPELIPPSNPTPHEFKPLSDIDDQEGLRFQIPVIQFYRRNPSMEGQDPAKVIREAIGKALVYYYPFAGRLREQEGRKLVVECTGEGVVFIEADADVTLEEFGGDALQPPFPCLEELLYDVPGSGTVLNGPLLLIQVTRLKCGGFIFALRLNHTMSDAAGLVQFMSAVAELARGGRSLSTPPVWNRELLNARSPPRISCTHHEYDVVPDIKGTIIPLDDMVHRSFFFGPAEISALRRHVPPHLRTCSTFELLTACLWRCRTISISPDPHEEVRILCIVNARTRFNPPLPAGYYGNAFAFPVAVSTAENITENPLSYALELVMKTKSDVTEEYMKSVADLMVIRGRPHFTVVRTYLVSDVTRAGFGDVDFGWGKPAYGGPAKGGVGAIPGVASFYIPFRNNKGENGIVVPICLPGYAMEVFVKELQMMLRQEHDEPASTVKRPVFIASAL, encoded by the exons ATGGCTTCGAGCAAATCTTTAACTTTCAAAGTCACAAGGCGAAACCCCGAGCTCATCCCTCCATCAAACCCAACTCCCCACGAGTTCAAACCCCTCTCTGATATCGATGATCAAGAGGGTCTCCGTTTCCAAATTCCGGTGATACAGTTCTACCGGAGAAATCCATCAATGGAAGGACAAGACCCTGCTAAGGTGATCCGGGAGGCCATCGGGAAGGCTCTGGTTTATTACTATCCCTTCGCGGGGAGGCTGAGGGAACAGGAAGGCCGGAAGCTGGTGGTTGAGTGCACCGGCGAGGGCGTGGTGTTCATTGAGGCAGATGCGGATGTGACGCTGGAGGAGTTCGGCGGCGACGCCCTTCAGCCGCCGTTTCCATGCTTGGAGGAGCTGCTTTATGATGTTCCGGGTTCTGGTACAGTCCTCAACGGCCCTCTGTTACTTATTCAG GTCACGCGCCTGAAATGCGGAGGGTTCATCTTCGCTCTTCGACTCAATCACACAATGAGCGACGCCGCCGGGCTTGTCCAATTCATGTCCGCCGTCGCCGAACTGGCACGCGGCGGACGGAGCCTCTCAACCCCGCCTGTATGGAACAGAGAGCTTCTCAACGCAAGGTCCCCACCACGCATCTCCTGCACGCACCACGAGTACGACGTCGTACCTGACATCAAAGGCACCATCATCCCCCTCGACGACATGGTCCACCGCTCATTCTTCTTCGGCCCCGCCGAGATCTCCGCCCTCCGTCGCCACGTCCCTCCCCACCTCCGAACATGCTCCACCTTCGAACTCCTGACCGCATGCCTCTGGCGCTGTCGCACAATCTCCATCTCACCCGATCCCCACGAAGAGGTGAGAATCCTGTGCATAGTCAACGCCCGGACCCGATTCAACCCACCACTCCCGGCTGGATACTATGGTAACGCGTTTGCATTCCCCGTCGCAGTCTCCACCGCAGAGAATATAACGGAGAATCCCTTGAGTTACGCGTTGGAGCTGGTAATGAAGACTAAATCCGACGTGACAGAGGAGTACATGAAATCGGTAGCTGACCTGATGGTGATCAGAGGGCGGCCGCATTTCACCGTAGTGCGTACTTATCTGGTCTCCGACGTGACGCGGGCGGGTTTCGGAGATGTGGATTTCGGTTGGGGCAAGCCGGCTTACGGAGGTCCGGCTAAGGGCGGAGTTGGGGCGATTCCTGGGGTGGCCAGCTTTTACATACCTTTCAGAAACAACAAGGGAGAGAATGGGATCGTGGTTCCGATTTGCTTACCAGGTTACGCCATGGAAGTGTTCGTGAAAGAGCTTCAGATGATGTTGAGACAGGAACACGATGAACCAGCTTCTACTGTTAAAAGGCCTGTCTTTATTGCATCAGCGCTTTGA
- the LOC140970958 gene encoding cytochrome c oxidase assembly protein COX11, mitochondrial isoform X1: MTFFRLSRATRLFSDANYPIHQASFLSRHLQEAVGSRRCFIGYASNNICGQRFGYEFRGLMSNCGRKPRSYNLEKSHSIFGRHYATYANTDKKSKKMLLYLTGLVFVMVGCTYAAVPLYRRFCQATGYGGTVQRRESVEEKIARHVKDGTITSREIVVQFNADVADGMPWKFVPTQREVRVKPGESALAFYTAENKSPTPITGISTYNVTPMKAAIYFNKIQCFCFEEQRLLPGEQIDMPVFFYIDPEFETDPKMDGINNLILSYTFFKVSEE, encoded by the exons ATGACATTTTTTCGCCTTTCCAGAGCAACCCGTTTATTTTCTGACGCTAACTATCCTATTCATCAAGCCAGCTTTTTATCCAG GCACCTACAAGAAGCTGTTGGTTCAAGACGCTGTTTCATTGGATATGCTAGTAATAATATATGTGGGCAAAGATTTGGTTATGAATTTCGTGGTTTAATGTCAAATTGTGGACGTAAACCAAGGAGTTATAATTTGGAAAAGTCCCATTCTATTTTTGGTCGACATTATGCTACCTATGCCAACACAGACAAGAAATCCAAGAAGATGCTTTTGTACTTGACGGGGTTAGTCTTCGTTATGGTGGGGTGTACTTATGCTGCAGTTCCACTGTATAGGAGGTTTTGTCAAGCTACTGGTTATGGAGGTACTGTTCAGCGTCGTGAG AgcgttgaagaaaagattgctCGTCATGTCAAAGATGGAACCATAACATCTAG GGAGATTGTTGTGCAGTTCAATGCTGATGTGGCTGATGGAATGCCCTGGAAGTTTGTTCCAACACAGAGAGAG GTAAGGGTTAAGCCAGGAGAGAGCGCCCTTGCATTTTATACCGCTGAAAATAAAAGTCCAACTCCCATTACTGGTATATCCACATATAATGTCACTCCAATGAAG GCTGCAATTTACTTCAACAAAATACAATGCTTCTGCTTTGAAGAACAACGGCTTCTTCCTGGAGAACAGATTGACATGCCA GTGTTCTTTTACATTGATCCCGAGTTTGAAACAGATCCTAAAATGGATGGAATCAACAACTTGATTCTGTCTTACACATTTTTTAAGGTCTCCGAGGAATAA
- the LOC140970958 gene encoding cytochrome c oxidase assembly protein COX11, mitochondrial isoform X4, with amino-acid sequence MLQFHCIGGFVKLLVMESVEEKIARHVKDGTITSREIVVQFNADVADGMPWKFVPTQREVRVKPGESALAFYTAENKSPTPITGISTYNVTPMKAAIYFNKIQCFCFEEQRLLPGEQIDMPVFFYIDPEFETDPKMDGINNLILSYTFFKVSEE; translated from the exons ATGCTGCAGTTCCACTGTATAGGAGGTTTTGTCAAGCTACTGGTTATGGAG AgcgttgaagaaaagattgctCGTCATGTCAAAGATGGAACCATAACATCTAG GGAGATTGTTGTGCAGTTCAATGCTGATGTGGCTGATGGAATGCCCTGGAAGTTTGTTCCAACACAGAGAGAG GTAAGGGTTAAGCCAGGAGAGAGCGCCCTTGCATTTTATACCGCTGAAAATAAAAGTCCAACTCCCATTACTGGTATATCCACATATAATGTCACTCCAATGAAG GCTGCAATTTACTTCAACAAAATACAATGCTTCTGCTTTGAAGAACAACGGCTTCTTCCTGGAGAACAGATTGACATGCCA GTGTTCTTTTACATTGATCCCGAGTTTGAAACAGATCCTAAAATGGATGGAATCAACAACTTGATTCTGTCTTACACATTTTTTAAGGTCTCCGAGGAATAA
- the LOC140970959 gene encoding microtubule-destabilizing protein 60-like, translated as MESPNRKSAQKIKESTKPMEFRLHTQQRAVHRSIFNSSVAIKMCIMERQKKQVEKLLKKIEEEEVRMMRRNMIPRAQLMPLFDKPFSPQRSTRPLTIPRDPSFIKNYSQVLYF; from the exons ATGGAAAGTCCAAACAGGAAATCTGCTCAAA AGATAAAAGAAAGTACAAAACCTATGGAATTCAGACTCCACACTCAGCAAAGAGCAGTCCATCGATCTATTTTTAATTCTTCG GTTGCAATCAAGATGTGTATCATGGAGCGACAGAAGAAACAAGTGGAGAAGCTGCTCAAG AAAATAGAAGAGGAAGAGGTCCGAATGATGAGAAGGAACATGATACCTAGAGCCCAACTCATGCCTCTTTTTGATAAACCTTTTTCACCACAAAG ATCGACAAGGCCTTTGACGATTCCTCGAGATCCAAGTTTTATCAAAAACTACAGTCAAGTTCTCTACTTTTAA
- the LOC140970960 gene encoding transmembrane 9 superfamily member 2-like, with protein MYSVKWKETSTPFEKRMQKYSQSSAMSQHLEIHWFSIINSCVTVLLLTGFLATILMRVLKNDFVKRQLKIKKRLVGITFMVMFRYPKYKSLFAASLGSGSQLFTLTFFIFILALVGVFYPYNRGALFTALVVIYALTSGIAGYPAASFYGQLEGTNWVWNLLLTGSLFCGPLFLTFCFLNTVAIAYNATVALPFGTIVAIFLKWALVTSPLLVLGEIAGKNSKAEFQALCRTTKYPREIPPLPWYRGTLSQMAMAGFLPFSAIHIELYYIFASVWGHRIYTIYNILFIVFIILLIVTAFITVALTFFRLAAEDHEWWWRSFLCGGSTGLFIYGCCLYYFYA; from the exons ATGTACTCTGTAAAATGGAAGGAAACAAGCACTCCTTTTGAGAAGAGAATGCAGAAGTATTCACAATCTTCTGCAATGTCCCAGCACTTGGAAATTCACTGGTTCTCGATAATCAACTCCTGTGTGACAGTTCTTCTTTTGACTGGTTTTCTTGCTACTATTCTAATGCGAGTCCTTAAGAATGATTTCGTTAA GAGACAATTGAAGATCAAGAAGAGACTGGTTGGAATTACATTCATGGTGATGTTCAGGTACCCCAAATACAAATCTTTGTTTGCCGCATCTCTTGGTTCTGGCAGCCAGTTGTTTACCCT CacattcttcatttttatcctTGCATTGGTCGGTGTGTTTTATCCATACAACCGTGGAGCTCTATTCACTGCGTTGGTTGTCATTTATGCACTTACGTCTGGGATTGCTGGCTATCCTGCAGCCTCTTTCTATGGCCAACTAGAAGGAACCAATTGGGTAT GGAATCTATTGTTGACTGGAAGTTTATTTTGCGGGCCCCTATTTCTTACCTTCTGCTTCCTTAATACTGTTGCCATTGCATACAATGCCACTGTGGCATTGCCATTCGGTACTATTGTTGCCATTTTTCTTAAATGGGCTCTTGTGACATCCCCATTATTAGTCTTAGGAGAGATAGCTGGAAAGAATAGCAAAGCGGAATTCCAAGCTCTTTGTCGTACCACAAAATATCCTAGAGAGATTCCGCCACTACCTTGGTACCGTGGAACTCTGTCTCAGATGGCAATGGCTGGATTCTTGCCTTTCAGTGCCATACATATTGAACTCTATTATATATTTGCCAGTGTGTGGGGACATAGGATCTATACCATTTATAACATCTTATTTATAGTCTTCATCATCCTCTTGATCGTTACCGCTTTTATTACGGTGGCATTGACTTTCTTTCGGCTTGCTGCTGAAGACCATGAATGGTGGTGGAG GTCCTTTCTATGCGGCGGTTCGACTGGGCTGTTCATATATGGATGCTGTTTGTATTACTTCTACGCATAA
- the LOC140970962 gene encoding uncharacterized protein, with protein sequence MAASTSPDLNQNDLVSTAADVNDDVFQLIQAHQITASRLTPAREVKTFLCHSLRGVLSTFSVKHERYPSGSMVDLACDAYGAPILAVSDLAVHTKNLMANPKCSLLVAKDPQDRTELVVTVHGDAVPVLENQREEIRAIYLGQHPNAFWVDFGDFQFLRIEPKVVQYESGVATALSGSGEFSREEFSTAVVDPIYQFSKPITSHMNKDHSEDTKLIVQHSTSVPVDFAEMLDVDSLGFNVKADCQGNAFKLRIPFPRRAADRKDVKTLIIEMLQAAKASKAT encoded by the exons ATGGCCGCCTCCACCAGTCCAGACCTTAATCAG AACGATTTGGTATCAACTGCTGCTGATGTTAATGACGATGTCTTTCAACTCATTCAAGCTCACCAGATTACAGCATCGAGGTTAACTCCGGCGCGGGAAGTTAAGACATTTCTGTGCCACAGCTTACGTGGAGTACTCTCAACTTTCTCCGTG AAGCACGAGCGTTATCCATCTGGATCGATGGTTGACCTTGCTTGTGATGCTTATGGAGCTCCAATATTGGCTGTAAGTGATTTGGCAGTTCATACAAAG AACCTTATGGCTAACCCCAAATGCTCATTGCTTGTGGCAAAAGATCCCCAAGATCGAACTGAGTTAGTAGTCACTGTCCATGGTGATGCCGTTCCA GTCCTTGAAAATCAAAGGGAAGAAATACGAGCAATCTATTTGGGCCAACATCCAAATGCATTTTGG GTTGACTTTGGCGACTTCCAATTTCTTCGCATTGAACCAAAGGTCGTTCAATATGAGTCAGGAGTTGCAACAGCTTTATCAGGTTCAGGAG AATTTAGCAGAGAGGAGTTTAGTACAGCTGTAGTGGATCCTATATATCAATTCTCAAAGCCCATTAC gTCCCATATGAATAAAGATCACTCTGAAGATACAAAACTAATTGTACAGCACTCTACATCTGTCCCG GTTGATTTTGCCGAAATGTTGGATGTAGACAGTCTGGGCTTCAATGTGAAG GCTGACTGTCAAGGGAACGCTTTTAAGCTTCGAATTCCTTTTCCAAGGCGTGCGGCAGATAGAAA GGATGTGAAGACACTCATAATTGAAATGCTTCAAGCGGCCAAGGCCTCCAAAGCTACTTGA
- the LOC140970958 gene encoding cytochrome c oxidase assembly protein COX11, mitochondrial isoform X3 encodes MLQFHCIGGFVKLLVMEICVVTCFFFHQSVEEKIARHVKDGTITSREIVVQFNADVADGMPWKFVPTQREVRVKPGESALAFYTAENKSPTPITGISTYNVTPMKAAIYFNKIQCFCFEEQRLLPGEQIDMPVFFYIDPEFETDPKMDGINNLILSYTFFKVSEE; translated from the exons ATGCTGCAGTTCCACTGTATAGGAGGTTTTGTCAAGCTACTGGTTATGGAG ATCTGCGTTGTTACGTGTTTCTTTTTTCATCAGAgcgttgaagaaaagattgctCGTCATGTCAAAGATGGAACCATAACATCTAG GGAGATTGTTGTGCAGTTCAATGCTGATGTGGCTGATGGAATGCCCTGGAAGTTTGTTCCAACACAGAGAGAG GTAAGGGTTAAGCCAGGAGAGAGCGCCCTTGCATTTTATACCGCTGAAAATAAAAGTCCAACTCCCATTACTGGTATATCCACATATAATGTCACTCCAATGAAG GCTGCAATTTACTTCAACAAAATACAATGCTTCTGCTTTGAAGAACAACGGCTTCTTCCTGGAGAACAGATTGACATGCCA GTGTTCTTTTACATTGATCCCGAGTTTGAAACAGATCCTAAAATGGATGGAATCAACAACTTGATTCTGTCTTACACATTTTTTAAGGTCTCCGAGGAATAA
- the LOC140970958 gene encoding cytochrome c oxidase assembly protein COX11, mitochondrial isoform X2, which translates to MTFFRLSRATRLFSDANYPIHQASFLSRHLQEAVGSRRCFIGYASNNICGQRFGYEFRGLMSNCGRKPRSYNLEKSHSIFGRHYATYANTDKKSKKMLLYLTGLVFVMVGCTYAAVPLYRRFCQATGYGGTVQRRESVEEKIARHVKDGTITSREIVVQFNADVADGMPWKFVPTQREVRVKPGESALAFYTAENKSPTPITGISTYNVTPMKAAIYFNKIQCFCFEEQRLLPGEQIDMPILKWMESTT; encoded by the exons ATGACATTTTTTCGCCTTTCCAGAGCAACCCGTTTATTTTCTGACGCTAACTATCCTATTCATCAAGCCAGCTTTTTATCCAG GCACCTACAAGAAGCTGTTGGTTCAAGACGCTGTTTCATTGGATATGCTAGTAATAATATATGTGGGCAAAGATTTGGTTATGAATTTCGTGGTTTAATGTCAAATTGTGGACGTAAACCAAGGAGTTATAATTTGGAAAAGTCCCATTCTATTTTTGGTCGACATTATGCTACCTATGCCAACACAGACAAGAAATCCAAGAAGATGCTTTTGTACTTGACGGGGTTAGTCTTCGTTATGGTGGGGTGTACTTATGCTGCAGTTCCACTGTATAGGAGGTTTTGTCAAGCTACTGGTTATGGAGGTACTGTTCAGCGTCGTGAG AgcgttgaagaaaagattgctCGTCATGTCAAAGATGGAACCATAACATCTAG GGAGATTGTTGTGCAGTTCAATGCTGATGTGGCTGATGGAATGCCCTGGAAGTTTGTTCCAACACAGAGAGAG GTAAGGGTTAAGCCAGGAGAGAGCGCCCTTGCATTTTATACCGCTGAAAATAAAAGTCCAACTCCCATTACTGGTATATCCACATATAATGTCACTCCAATGAAG GCTGCAATTTACTTCAACAAAATACAATGCTTCTGCTTTGAAGAACAACGGCTTCTTCCTGGAGAACAGATTGACATGCCA ATCCTAAAATGGATGGAATCAACAACTTGA